From the genome of Candidatus Atribacteria bacterium ADurb.Bin276:
GCCAAAAATGATGTTGGTTTCATCCGAAGCAGCACTGCAAATAATCTCCGCTGCTTTATTTATTTCCAAGATTCCCAAATTTGGTCCACTGGTTATATTAAATAGTATGCCTTTGGCTCCCTTAAAAGATGTTTCCAAAAGTGGACTGGAAATTGCTACTTTTGCTGCTTCAGTTGCCTTATTTTCTCCACTGGCCCTACCGATACCCATTAAAGAAGTACCAGCATTGGCCATTATCGTCCGGATATCAGCAAAATCTAAGTTAATAATGCCTGGAACATTGATTAAATCAGAAATGCTCTGTACCCCTTGGAGAAGAATATCATCTACCATCTGAAAAGCTTCGACAATCGAGGTGGTTTTCTCGGTAACTTGAAGTAAGCGATCATTGGGAATAACAATCAGAGCATCCACCACTTTTCTGAGCTGCTCTATCCCCTCTTCGGCTTGACGGTTTCTTTTCCGTCCTTCAAAAGCAAAAGGTTTTGTGACAACGGCTATCGTTAATATTCCCAACTCGCGAGCAATATTCGCTACCACGGGAGCTCCACCGGTTCCGGTTCCACCACCCATACCAGCCGTTACAAAAACCATATCGGTTTTTTCTAATACCTGGTAGATTTTATTTCTATCTTCTTCTGCAGCTCTCCGACCAATTTCCGGGTTGGCACCAGCTCCAAGACCACGAGTTAATTTCGAACCGATTTGGAGCTTAACACCAGCCAGAGAACGTGATAACACCTGGGCATCGGTATTGAGTGCAACAAATGATACACCCATTAATCCTGACTTGACCATTCGGTTTACGGCATTCCCTCCACCGCCTCCAATACCGAAAACCTTGATCACAACATTGTTATTTTCTCCGGCATTTCCTTTCGCCTTAGACATCTCAGTAACCCCCAGTAATTATCCCATCATGAAGAAATCCTTTAATTTATTAACCATTCCATGAATTTTTCCAGAAGATCCCTCGCTAAAACGATGATCTGTTTTTCTTTCCTGGCCTTCAGTAAGGGCCAATTGCAATAGCCCACAAGAAGTTGAAAAAATTGGACTGGATATTACCTGCACCTGTCCCAAGTAATTTTTACTTTCCGGAAATCCAATCCGAACCGGCATATTTAAGAGCGATGAGGCAAATTCATTGAGCCCTCCCAAAAGGGAAGAACCTCCAGTGAGAACAATCCCTCCCCGTAATACCGTCGACATTCCTGAGGCTCGAATTTCCCTTCTAATCATTAAAATCATTTCCTTCACTCGAGCTTCAATTATTTCACAGGCAAACTTCCTCTTTACCGACCGCAGAGACTTCATGCTAATATCTTTGACTTCAATCATTTCATCATCAGGCACATATTTACTATAAACGCTTCCATATTGGAGTTTTAATCTTTCTGCCTCGTCGCGGGATGTCCGGAGACCAATTGCCAAATCAGATGTAATCAGCTCTCCCCCAACCGGTAAGATATTGGAATAATAGATTGAATCATTGTAGAATACCGCAATATCGGTTGTTCCTCCGCCGATATCTATTAAAACCGTTCCTGCTTCCTGCTCACCAGAGGTCAATACTGCCAAAGCCGAGGCATAGGGTTGAAATACCGTTCGATAAACCTCATATCCCACACTTTGAAAGCATTCAACTAAATTGTGGAGATGGTTCTCCTCGGCGGTGACTACATGGGCATTCACTTTTAAACGAGTCCCCACCAGTTTACGTGGATGAGCGATCCCTCGCTGATCGTCTAACGAAAACTCCTGAGGGATAACATGAATAACCGCCTGACCATCGCTGGCTATCTGGGCTCGAGTTCCCTCAATGACTTTTTCAATATCTTTTTCATATACCTCCCGACTGACTTTTCCAAGAAGTATTTCATTTTCAGCATTCCTGGAAGTGACATAATCACCAGCAATCCCAGTATATAAAAAATTCGGCTCTTCTTTGGCTACACTCAAGGAATTGAGAAGAGACTCTTTTATCGAATGGGAGGCCTTTTCAACATCAACAACTTTTCCTTTTTTTATCCCAGACGAAGAACTTAATCCAATACCTAATATCTCGATTCCATTGGATCGAATCTTCCCGATTAACGTACAGACCTTGCTGGTTCCAACATCAACCGCTGCAATAGTTGGATTTGATGTCTCAATATATTTAAATAATTTCAAAAAACTTCCTCCTCGTCTTGGATAAGAACAATGTCCTTTTTCATGCGCAGATCAAAACCGACCACTTTGAGAGCTTTTACCTGAACTTCTCTCAACAAGGGTTTCAAAACCGGGACTTTTTCTTTTAAATTTTGAACACTCTCACACTTGATAAATATATCATTTTGAAGTTGTAAAATAAACAGATTATTATGAACCATTTTTACCAGCTTCAAAGGTGTATCAAAATCGCTCATCCAAGTGCGAATAACCTCTAAAGTTATTGGAATCGAATCATATTCGAGGGATGGTACAAAAAGAGAAATCAATTGATCGGGATTATCCGATGGAGTATTCACTCTCACCCCTTGATCATCTACATAAAACCAGGTATCTCCAACCACAACTTTTGCCAAGGGAGCTCTTTCCACAATTTCGATTCGAATTAAATGAGGAAAAACTTTTTGAACTTTTACACTTTTTACGTCGTTAATTTTTTTGATCCGGTTTTCAATTTCCCAACTTCTTAAACCAAAAATACTCTGTCCAACTTGAATACCCGAGGCATTTGCGATGTATTTTACCGATAGAGTCCGATTACCGATCACCTCGATCTGGTTCACTGCAAATAGATTCCCTCTCATGAAGAGGCTAAAAACCAACCAGGCGATAACTCCTAGAACAAGATAAAAAAAAAGAGTTTTAAAAAAAACTGTGACTTATAATATTTCATTGCCATACCTCGATTTCATTTTCCAAAAAAATATTTCTTTCTCGTTGAACTTCTTGGCGAATCCAATCTATCAGTACTATTACATCACGTGCTTTCGCTGATCCACGATTGATAATAAAATTGGAATGTTTCTCAGAAATTTGAGCGAAACCGGTTCTTAGCCCTTTAAATCCCATTTGATCAATGATTTTAGCCGCATAGTCACCGGGTGGATTTTTAAATACACAACCGGCCGATGGCCAACCTACCGGCTGAAATTGTTTGCGGAGAAGGCTATATCGACGAACATTATTTCTAATGTTTTCTGATTTATCAGAAAAAAGTTGAAAAATGACTTTCAAAATCGTCAACCTATCTTTCTTCAATGATGATCCTCGATAAAAAAAATCAATCTTCTCTCTCTTCAACCACTCTATATTACCATTATTATCCATGACTAAGATTTCTTGAATTAAATTGCTGATTTCCTGTCCAAAACAACCGGCATTAATCCGTACCGCCCCTCCCACCGTTCCAGGAACACCAACTAAAAATTCAAATCCTCCTAAACTGTGGCCAAGAGCAAAACTTACTAAATGAGAAAGAGCAACACCAGCACCACTTTCAATCCGATGGTTTCCGAGATAATTCATTTCGGAATACTCACCAGCAAGACGAATAACTACACCAGAATAACCTTGGTCGCTTACCAGAATATTTGATCCTTTTCCCAGAATTTTCCAGGGACAATCCAGTTCTTGCATTTTAAAAAATAAATTGGGGAAAATGACACTCCTTAAAACATCAACTAAAGCTATAACCCGGCCACCAATTTTCCAGGTGGTATAAAACTTCATTTCAGCCTGTGGTGCAACAATCAGGTCCGGAGAACCGGCGTACTCTTTCTCAATTGATTTCCATTTTTCCTGCACATGCTGTCGGCTACCTTCCATATATCTCCGGCCCCCATGGTTATCAGAATATTTCCTGGACCTATCAGGTTCTCGGTAATGTTAAGAGCTTCGTCTATGGTTGAAACCATATGAACACCATCATAACCGGCTTTCTTCAATTCATCATAAATTAAATTAGAGGTAATACCTTCAATCGGCTTTTCGCCTGCCGAATAAATGGGAAAGAGGATAACTTGATGGGCTTTCTTTAATATCTCGGCCATTTCTCTATAAAGACGTTTGGTTCTAGTATACCGGTGAGGTTGAAAAATAACGATCACTTTCCCTAAGGTCCGGCTCAACGCTGTTTTTAACACTACACCCATTTCAGTTGGATGGTGAGCATAATCGTCAACAACCAGGGTTCCGTCAACATAACCAATTCGTTCATAACGCCTTTTTACTCCTTTAAACATTTCTAAGGCGCTGGCAATTAATTTTTTATCTATACCAAGCTTGATCCCAACCGCTATGCAGGCTAAGGAATTAATTACATTATGAATCCCAGGAATATTCAAAATAAAAGATCCCAAATCCTGGTTGCGATGCGTCACTCGAAACAAGGAACCTTCTGCCCTTTCTTCAATCATCGATCCGCGAACATCAACTACGCCATTAATCATTCCATAAGTCATTAAATTGGTCTTGAGGGGTTGGTTAAACATCACTTGTACATTGGGATGATCTCCGCAGGCTACCATAAATCCTCCCTCTTTAACGCCATTGGCAAAGGAAATAAAAGCATTCAGTTCATTTTCTTGGCTTCCGTAATATTCCAAATGGTCATCTTCGATATTGGTAATAACCGCGCAGTAGGGATTGAGCTTTAAAAAAGATCCGTCGCTCTCGTCAGCTTCAGATATAAAATACTCCCCATTACCAAAGCGAGCATTCCCCCCAATATCTTCAACTTCCCCACCCACCAATACCGTCGGATCCAGGCCAGCTACTTCTAATAACAGTGAAATCATCGAGGTCGTGGTGGTTTTTCCGTGGGTACCTGCAATAGCTATGCCCTTTTTTTGATTGAGAAAAAAAGCTAACATCTCTCCTCGGTGAATAATGGGTATGTTTCTTTGAATAGCTTCTTGGAGTTCGACATTTTCTGGGGGGATGGCGGAGGAAATAACCACTGCAGATATATTTTTAATTCTTTCTCTTGAATGACCGATAAATACCGGGATGCCTTTTTCCTGAAGTCGACAAGTGTTTTCACCGGAAAAAATATCAGAACCACTAACCTGATATCCCATTTCAAAAGCGATGGTTGCCAAGGCACTCATGCCAGTGCCGCCAATACCAATAAAATAGAGTTCGTTAGGTAATGAGACGAGATGAGCGTTCAATTCATTTCCTCCTACGGATCTCTTTGACAATCATACCAGCAATTCGTGCTGCTGAAAATCGAAAATCTTCATTTTTTTTATATTTTTTTGCTGGAAGCTCTGATAGGCTTCGAATCGCCTGAGCCAAGCCTTCTGGTTGAAGCCTTTTTTCATCGATAATGACCACCGGCTGCTTTTTCCCCAACCATTGGGCGTTATATAATTGGTGGCCTTCAGTTGCTCCTCCAAAAGGTATCAGGACGGCTGGAAGGCCAAAACAAAACAATTCATAGGTGACATTGGCACCGGAACGACTGATTGCTAAGTCGGCTGCTGAATAAAATATTCCCGGGTTTGGATAAAACTCGTAAATCAAATAGGGAAATGGGTAAAGCGCCGCCATCTTCATGGCTTCTTGAAAAGATTCATCTCCAGTGATATGGATGACTTGAAACTTCAATTTTTCTATGAATGGTAGTGCTTGCCAAAATGCTTGGTTGATCAGGTGAGAACCCCGGCTCCCTCCAATAATAAGCAGGGTTTTTTTCTGGGGATCAAGACCCAGTTTTTCTTTGGCTTCTTTATCTTTTCCCTGCCAATCAAGCACTTCTTCACGTAAGGGGTTACCGATTATAACAATTTGATTTGAATCTCGAAAGCCCTCGGCTGCTTCGTCCACCGGAACAAAGATTTTTTTTGACCAACGGGAGATGATCCGGTTGGCAAAACCCGGATGAATATTCTGTTCTTGCACAAAGATTGGAACTCGAAATAGTTTCGCCCAAAAAGCGATCAGTAAAGAGACATAACTGCCAAAAACCAAGACCGCCCGAGGCCGAAATTTGATAAAAAGATACCCACTTTGAAACAATCCTACTATATTATCGCCAAAGGCGCGAAGAAAATCTATAGCTGATGTTCGGTTCCATCCTCGAGCACGAATAAAAGAAAGTGAAAAACCGGCTTCGGGAACCAATTTTCTTTCCATGCCTCTTTTGGTCCCAATAAAGCGAACCGGAAAGTCACGAGATAAATGTTGAGCAATGCTGAGCGCTGGAAAGATATGACCACCGGTTCCACCAGCTGCAATAAATATTTCATTCAAAATGATTCACCTTTGATTGCCGTGCGATATTGAACAACAAACCGATTTCGATCATAGTAATCAGTATTGATGAGTTCCCATAACTTACTAATGGTAAAGGTACACCTGATACCGGAAGGATTTTGAGCACTGCGCTCATATTGACAATGACCTGCATGAGGATACTTAGAATAATTCCCATAGCCAACATGGCTTGAAAGTCATCACCTGAACGAACCGCAATTAGCCAACCCCGCCAAAAAAGAATACAGAATAAAATAACCACTCCTATTGTTCCTATAAAACCTAATTCTTCACCAATAATGGCAAAAATAAAATCGGTATGCCGATCAGGAAGATAGAAAAATTTTTGTCGGCTTTCCCCCAAACCCCGACCAAATAAGCCACCCGAACCAATGGCAATGAGAGACTGAATAATTTGAAAGCCCTTCCCCAAAGGTTCTTTCCAAGGATTAACAAAAGCCTCAAGCCGTGCTTTCCAGTATTGATTTCCGCTGGCAAAAATTAAAAAAAGAAGGATGGGAATTCCGGCAAAAATTGGATAGAGCAAGTGAATAATTTTCCGTCCTCCCAAAAACAGCATGACGAAGGTTATGCCAGCCAAAAAAATGGCAGTACCAAGATCAGGTTCCATTATGACCAAAACACCCATGACTCCAACCACCAAGAGAAAAGGCACAACTCCATACCAAAAATCCTGAGCTCGATGACGGTGGGTTACCAAAGTATCTGCCATATAAATGATTAAGCTCAATTTTGCCAATTCCGAGGGTTGAAAGCGCATGATACCAAAATCTATCCATCGATAGGATCCACCCACCATTCTGCCGATATAGGGGAAGAAAACCAGAGTGAGCAGCACGACTGATAGAAGAAGTAATTTCGAGCTCATTTTTCTAACAAAATCAAGCCGGATAAAAGAGGCGATTATGAAAAAAAAGAAAGACAGAGCAACTCCAACCACCTGCTTTTTAAAAAAATAATAAGGATCGCTATAGGACATGATCGACGTGGTCATGCTGGCACTGAAAACCATGATTAAACCAATGCAGAGTAAGAGAATCATCGTCCAAAAAAGATATGGATCGATTTCCCACCACCAGCGTTTTAAATGATTTTCATTGGAATTTTCTAATGACCACCGGTTCAATAATTCTTCATGAGTTCCCATAGACTAAACGGAAAAAGTGTTCACCCCTTTCCTGGTAGTTGGCATATTGATCCCAGCTGGTACATGCCGGAGACAAGAGAACGCAATCACCGGGTACGACTAAGGAGCGGATGTTTGAAAATATTTCGTCTAAATTAGAAAATAAACGGGTTGGTATAGATTCCGGTATAAATTTCTGTATCAGCTCTCGGTCTTCTCCAAATAGAAGGATCATTTTTATTTTAGCCGGAGAAAGATATTGGGTGAATTCAGAAAAATCTTTGATTTTACTTCTCCCCCCTAAGAGCAAAACAATAGGACCATTCAAGGAATTGATTGCTGCACAGGTTGATGCTGGTGTCGTCGATTTGGAATCATCATAAAATACAACACCATTTATTTCAGCAACCTTCTGAATTCTGTGACTCAATCCCTGAAAAGTTGAAAGAGATTCTTCAATTTGATCAACTCCAACCCCCACTACTCGGCAAACCGCAGTGGCAAACAATAAATTCTCCCGATTATGCTCACCGGGGAGGTGCCAATTGAGACAGTCAATCTTTCTTTCCTTCCCTTCGAATCGTTCAACAATTTTTTGATTCTTCCAATAAAATCCTTCCTGTAATTGCCCTAAACCGGTCACTGGAATGATAGAGCTGCGGATCATTGGGCAAAGTTGGGTATGCCAACTGGGAATGGAAAAATTGACTATCGCCCGATCCTCTTTTTTTTGATTGATAAAAATATTTCGTTTTTGAAAAAAATAATCTCTAAAAGTATTATGCCTGTCCAAATGGTTGGGAGATAAATTCAAAATACCAGCAACTTGAAACCTCGCGCTCACAATTCTCTCCAGTTGAAAGCTGCTGAGCTCCACCACCCCCCACTGATAAGAAGTTGGGAAGGAAATTGAATCAATTAAAGGTGTCCCAAAATTGCCTCCAACAAAAGCCGAAAAACCCGCCCTATTCAGAATGTGACCAATTAGAGCCACAGTGGTACTCTTTCCATTGGAACCAGTAATGCCAATTAGAGGAAAATGCAGCATACGACAGGCTAATTCCACTTCGCTCACTATCGGGATTCTCTCCTGTTCGCATTTGGCCAGGATGGGATGATAGGAAGGGACACCTGGACTGACTATACATTCCTGGATCTTTCTCCTATTGAGCTTGGAAAGATCGATTGGCCTAAGCGGGGAAAAAGCCGGATGATTAAGAATGTTCGGCGATATATCGCTCCACTTTTTGTGATCGTCATATCCCAATACCTTCTCGCCACGATTAAGCAAAAAACGAGCAGTACTTTCTCCAGTTTTTCCCATACCCACGACTAAATAATTCATCATAACCCTATTGAACCCGCCCTAACCATGCCACCGTAATTCCTATGGCTTGAATTATCCAAAAACGTACAGTAATTTGAGTTTCTTTCATTCCCTTTAATTCAAAATGATGATGAATCGGACTCATTAAAAATAGTCTTCGTCCTAAAATTTTAAAAGAAAAAACCTGTAATATCACTGAAAGAGTATCAACAAAAAAAACCAGGGCTGAAAAAATAATTAAAAGAGACTGCCCAGAAATAAGCGCCATAAAGCCTAAGAGCGCTCCTAAACCCAATGAACCTGAATCTCCCATAAAAATACCTGCCGGCCATATATTAAACCATAAAAAGGCGGTCAGACCTCCGATTGCTCCAAAGGCCAACCAGGAAAGCTGGGTTTTACCCAAGGTTAATAAAAGCAAACCCCAAAAAAGAAAAGTGAGAATACCCGAACCTCCCGCCAACCCGTCCAAACCATCGGCAATATTAAATGCATTGGAGGTAGCAATGATAATAAATATCCCGTACCCAAAAAAAAGTGGACGAGACATTGGAATTACATAACGGCTAAATGGAATGATAATCTGAGTTGGCATCCCATCCATAGCTAGCCAGAGAACTATACCGGCAAGGACAATCTGGAACAAAATCTTATAACGGGCTTTTATTCCCCAGGGTTTCTCCAAATAGCTCTTATACCAGTCATCAACCAATCCTAAAATAGTATATCCAGCAAGGAGTACTACCGGTAGTAAATTGTTTAACCAGTATTGTCTTCCTACTCCAAACACTACCAAAAGAGCTATAAATATGACGATACCGCCCATACTGGGGGTATTCTCTTTGTGAAGATGGAGATTAGGTCCTTCTTTCTTTATTTTTTGACCAAGATGGCGTTGCTGCTGCCACCGAATGAAAAGCGGAAAAAAAACCATTCCAACTACAAAAGCCAAAAGAAAAGCAATTAATATATCATTGGGAATAATTCCAAGTTTCATGCTCAATCCACTCCGTAGGTATAGCTTCTTCTAATTTCATGGCTCTTGAACCTTTAAACAAAACGATAAGTCGAGAAAAAGGGAAAGTTATCTGATCGAGAAGAATTTTTTTGATTTCTTCGTGGGAAGAAGCCAAATAATATTCTCCGTCTACCGAGTTTTTCGATAACACTTTTTCAGCAGCCCCATGCATCATGGAACCATAAAGAATGACATTCTTAATATTGTGCACTTCCAAAGAACGGATACTTTCTTGATGAACTGCTTCGGAAAAACTCCCCATCTCTAACATATCTCCCAAAACCACCCAGGTTTGATACCCTTGATGGTTGAATCTTTTCAATAAATTGAGGGCTTTATGTAAAGAAATTGGATTGGCATTATAGCTGTCGTCGATCACATATCCTTCGCCAAGATGATAAATTTTTTCTCTTCCTTCGGGAAGGAGAATTTCATTAAGAACCGTTTGGACCTCATCTTCTTCAATGCCCAATTGGAAAGCTTGATGAAGGACCGGCAGAAGTAAGATAATGAGTTCCGGAGAAAAAATCGGTGCTTGGAAGTGATAAATCCGACCTTCAATCTGACAGCGGAATCTAGTGATTCCCTCCGTTGGGTTCAAGTGATAATCAAGAAGTGAGAGTTGTGAGGTGATATGATTCTGAAGACCAAAAAGAATGACTTCCTTTCCCTTCTGGGAAAAATCCTCTTTGAGTTTTAAAGCGTAAATATTATCCCCATTCAAATAGATAGTTTTGGCGTTTTCAGCCAATAAAATTTTTTCCTGAATCACCGTCTCGACATTACCAAAACCCTCTAAATGACCTTTTCCAAATGCAGTGAACACAACTATTTCCGGATCAATGATTTCGGCTAACTCACCCATCTCACCTTTCTTATTGATTCCGGCTTCAATGATAAAAAAGTCGTTTTGAGAAGAAAAATTACAAAAAGAGGCTGACACCCCGATATTGGTATTATAACTAAAGGGAGTTGCAGCCACTCGAAAGCGAATGCCAAGTATTTTTTGGAAATAAAATTTTGTGGTCGTTTTCCCAACCGTTCCGGTTATGGCAATTTTCTTTCCAGTAAGCTGTTTTGAGTAGAATTTCCCGAGATTTTTTAACGC
Proteins encoded in this window:
- the ftsZ_1 gene encoding Cell division protein FtsZ, with product MSKAKGNAGENNNVVIKVFGIGGGGGNAVNRMVKSGLMGVSFVALNTDAQVLSRSLAGVKLQIGSKLTRGLGAGANPEIGRRAAEEDRNKIYQVLEKTDMVFVTAGMGGGTGTGGAPVVANIARELGILTIAVVTKPFAFEGRKRNRQAEEGIEQLRKVVDALIVIPNDRLLQVTEKTTSIVEAFQMVDDILLQGVQSISDLINVPGIINLDFADIRTIMANAGTSLMGIGRASGENKATEAAKVAISSPLLETSFKGAKGILFNITSGPNLGILEINKAAEIICSAASDETNIIFGAVIDKNIKDELKITVIATGFDHGGEKENEETQEIFQREVADSFTFDDLDVPAFMRKKMK
- the ftsA gene encoding Cell division protein FtsA, whose amino-acid sequence is MKLFKYIETSNPTIAAVDVGTSKVCTLIGKIRSNGIEILGIGLSSSSGIKKGKVVDVEKASHSIKESLLNSLSVAKEEPNFLYTGIAGDYVTSRNAENEILLGKVSREVYEKDIEKVIEGTRAQIASDGQAVIHVIPQEFSLDDQRGIAHPRKLVGTRLKVNAHVVTAEENHLHNLVECFQSVGYEVYRTVFQPYASALAVLTSGEQEAGTVLIDIGGGTTDIAVFYNDSIYYSNILPVGGELITSDLAIGLRTSRDEAERLKLQYGSVYSKYVPDDEMIEVKDISMKSLRSVKRKFACEIIEARVKEMILMIRREIRASGMSTVLRGGIVLTGGSSLLGGLNEFASSLLNMPVRIGFPESKNYLGQVQVISSPIFSTSCGLLQLALTEGQERKTDHRFSEGSSGKIHGMVNKLKDFFMMG
- the divIB gene encoding Cell division protein DivIB — protein: MVFSLFMRGNLFAVNQIEVIGNRTLSVKYIANASGIQVGQSIFGLRSWEIENRIKKINDVKSVKVQKVFPHLIRIEIVERAPLAKVVVGDTWFYVDDQGVRVNTPSDNPDQLISLFVPSLEYDSIPITLEVIRTWMSDFDTPLKLVKMVHNNLFILQLQNDIFIKCESVQNLKEKVPVLKPLLREVQVKALKVVGFDLRMKKDIVLIQDEEEVF
- the murB gene encoding UDP-N-acetylenolpyruvoylglucosamine reductase, with the translated sequence MQEKWKSIEKEYAGSPDLIVAPQAEMKFYTTWKIGGRVIALVDVLRSVIFPNLFFKMQELDCPWKILGKGSNILVSDQGYSGVVIRLAGEYSEMNYLGNHRIESGAGVALSHLVSFALGHSLGGFEFLVGVPGTVGGAVRINAGCFGQEISNLIQEILVMDNNGNIEWLKREKIDFFYRGSSLKKDRLTILKVIFQLFSDKSENIRNNVRRYSLLRKQFQPVGWPSAGCVFKNPPGDYAAKIIDQMGFKGLRTGFAQISEKHSNFIINRGSAKARDVIVLIDWIRQEVQRERNIFLENEIEVWQ
- the murC gene encoding UDP-N-acetylmuramate--L-alanine ligase gives rise to the protein MNAHLVSLPNELYFIGIGGTGMSALATIAFEMGYQVSGSDIFSGENTCRLQEKGIPVFIGHSRERIKNISAVVISSAIPPENVELQEAIQRNIPIIHRGEMLAFFLNQKKGIAIAGTHGKTTTTSMISLLLEVAGLDPTVLVGGEVEDIGGNARFGNGEYFISEADESDGSFLKLNPYCAVITNIEDDHLEYYGSQENELNAFISFANGVKEGGFMVACGDHPNVQVMFNQPLKTNLMTYGMINGVVDVRGSMIEERAEGSLFRVTHRNQDLGSFILNIPGIHNVINSLACIAVGIKLGIDKKLIASALEMFKGVKRRYERIGYVDGTLVVDDYAHHPTEMGVVLKTALSRTLGKVIVIFQPHRYTRTKRLYREMAEILKKAHQVILFPIYSAGEKPIEGITSNLIYDELKKAGYDGVHMVSTIDEALNITENLIGPGNILITMGAGDIWKVADSMCRKNGNQLRKSTPVLRT
- the murG gene encoding UDP-N-acetylglucosamine--N-acetylmuramyl-(pentapeptide) pyrophosphoryl-undecaprenol N-acetylglucosamine transferase, whose product is MNEIFIAAGGTGGHIFPALSIAQHLSRDFPVRFIGTKRGMERKLVPEAGFSLSFIRARGWNRTSAIDFLRAFGDNIVGLFQSGYLFIKFRPRAVLVFGSYVSLLIAFWAKLFRVPIFVQEQNIHPGFANRIISRWSKKIFVPVDEAAEGFRDSNQIVIIGNPLREEVLDWQGKDKEAKEKLGLDPQKKTLLIIGGSRGSHLINQAFWQALPFIEKLKFQVIHITGDESFQEAMKMAALYPFPYLIYEFYPNPGIFYSAADLAISRSGANVTYELFCFGLPAVLIPFGGATEGHQLYNAQWLGKKQPVVIIDEKRLQPEGLAQAIRSLSELPAKKYKKNEDFRFSAARIAGMIVKEIRRRK
- the ftsW gene encoding Lipid II flippase FtsW; the encoded protein is MGTHEELLNRWSLENSNENHLKRWWWEIDPYLFWTMILLLCIGLIMVFSASMTTSIMSYSDPYYFFKKQVVGVALSFFFFIIASFIRLDFVRKMSSKLLLLSVVLLTLVFFPYIGRMVGGSYRWIDFGIMRFQPSELAKLSLIIYMADTLVTHRHRAQDFWYGVVPFLLVVGVMGVLVIMEPDLGTAIFLAGITFVMLFLGGRKIIHLLYPIFAGIPILLFLIFASGNQYWKARLEAFVNPWKEPLGKGFQIIQSLIAIGSGGLFGRGLGESRQKFFYLPDRHTDFIFAIIGEELGFIGTIGVVILFCILFWRGWLIAVRSGDDFQAMLAMGIILSILMQVIVNMSAVLKILPVSGVPLPLVSYGNSSILITMIEIGLLFNIARQSKVNHFE
- the murD gene encoding UDP-N-acetylmuramoylalanine--D-glutamate ligase; this encodes MNYLVVGMGKTGESTARFLLNRGEKVLGYDDHKKWSDISPNILNHPAFSPLRPIDLSKLNRRKIQECIVSPGVPSYHPILAKCEQERIPIVSEVELACRMLHFPLIGITGSNGKSTTVALIGHILNRAGFSAFVGGNFGTPLIDSISFPTSYQWGVVELSSFQLERIVSARFQVAGILNLSPNHLDRHNTFRDYFFQKRNIFINQKKEDRAIVNFSIPSWHTQLCPMIRSSIIPVTGLGQLQEGFYWKNQKIVERFEGKERKIDCLNWHLPGEHNRENLLFATAVCRVVGVGVDQIEESLSTFQGLSHRIQKVAEINGVVFYDDSKSTTPASTCAAINSLNGPIVLLLGGRSKIKDFSEFTQYLSPAKIKMILLFGEDRELIQKFIPESIPTRLFSNLDEIFSNIRSLVVPGDCVLLSPACTSWDQYANYQERGEHFFRLVYGNS
- the mraY gene encoding Phospho-N-acetylmuramoyl-pentapeptide-transferase, with the translated sequence MKLGIIPNDILIAFLLAFVVGMVFFPLFIRWQQQRHLGQKIKKEGPNLHLHKENTPSMGGIVIFIALLVVFGVGRQYWLNNLLPVVLLAGYTILGLVDDWYKSYLEKPWGIKARYKILFQIVLAGIVLWLAMDGMPTQIIIPFSRYVIPMSRPLFFGYGIFIIIATSNAFNIADGLDGLAGGSGILTFLFWGLLLLTLGKTQLSWLAFGAIGGLTAFLWFNIWPAGIFMGDSGSLGLGALLGFMALISGQSLLIIFSALVFFVDTLSVILQVFSFKILGRRLFLMSPIHHHFELKGMKETQITVRFWIIQAIGITVAWLGRVQ
- the murF gene encoding UDP-N-acetylmuramoyl-tripeptide--D-alanyl-D-alanine ligase, which produces MISKPDIIFAAGAKLVAPGKQEKFDKIMIDSRQNTECGLFVAIKGKKTDGHAYLNDAWDHGARGALVSQKVNSPQEFSLYLVDDTVEALKNLGKFYSKQLTGKKIAITGTVGKTTTKFYFQKILGIRFRVAATPFSYNTNIGVSASFCNFSSQNDFFIIEAGINKKGEMGELAEIIDPEIVVFTAFGKGHLEGFGNVETVIQEKILLAENAKTIYLNGDNIYALKLKEDFSQKGKEVILFGLQNHITSQLSLLDYHLNPTEGITRFRCQIEGRIYHFQAPIFSPELIILLLPVLHQAFQLGIEEDEVQTVLNEILLPEGREKIYHLGEGYVIDDSYNANPISLHKALNLLKRFNHQGYQTWVVLGDMLEMGSFSEAVHQESIRSLEVHNIKNVILYGSMMHGAAEKVLSKNSVDGEYYLASSHEEIKKILLDQITFPFSRLIVLFKGSRAMKLEEAIPTEWIEHETWNYSQ